The following coding sequences are from one Streptomyces venezuelae window:
- a CDS encoding kelch motif-containing protein — MAYRPSKRTRKTLLGVGAGALLVGLNAPAALSFAEEKYHAYKIAQPGYKKKYGSWKQVSIPEEFRTNAIHAALLHTGKVLIVAGSGNEQKKFDAGSFDTVLWDPKNDTFKKIPTPEDFFCSGHAQLPDGRLLVAGGTARYELLDGEVERAGGGMRVKNENPDKPVVLKKGTKFRSPSGVEYVSKFDVEVPKAKRDFQITYSKSGVMQPWKTKVKASEARVFVEAVQDGEQSVTEKSAQYEIEGLTGEEADNTYGIAEKIDMEKQDFQGIRAAYEFDPKAEKYVPVEPMEKARWYPTLVGLEDGKVLAVSGLDDVGVVDPGDNEIYDPKTKKWTDGPKRYFPTYPALFLTKGGKLFYPASNAGYGPADKGREPGLWDLDTNKFEKVPGLEDLDQTETSASVLLPPAQDQKVMILGGGGVGESEKSTRRTAVIDLKEDNPSFKTGPQLPQGTRYLNSVLMPNDSVFTTNGASDYRGRSASNIHKAQFYDPKTNAFQEAAAPEVGRNYHSEALLLPDGRVATFGSDPLYDNEQNTKLGHFEQRMEIFTPPALHRGGATRPVLGEGPEELAADGRATFRIDRPETIASARLMRPSAVTHTTDVEQRSIALEVSKGKGSVTVDVPREDAALVPPGWYMLFVTDTDGTSSEAKWIHVGTDD; from the coding sequence ATGGCCTACCGGCCTTCCAAGCGCACCAGGAAGACGCTCCTCGGAGTCGGCGCGGGCGCCCTGCTCGTCGGCCTGAACGCGCCCGCCGCGCTCTCCTTCGCCGAGGAGAAGTACCACGCGTACAAGATCGCCCAGCCCGGCTACAAGAAGAAGTACGGCTCCTGGAAACAGGTCAGCATTCCGGAGGAGTTCCGCACCAACGCCATTCACGCCGCGCTGCTCCACACGGGCAAGGTGCTGATCGTCGCCGGGTCCGGCAACGAGCAGAAGAAATTCGACGCCGGGTCCTTCGACACCGTGCTGTGGGATCCGAAGAACGACACGTTCAAGAAGATCCCGACACCCGAGGACTTCTTCTGCTCAGGGCACGCGCAGCTTCCCGACGGACGGCTTCTGGTGGCCGGAGGGACCGCCCGCTACGAACTGCTCGACGGGGAGGTCGAGCGGGCGGGTGGCGGCATGCGGGTGAAGAACGAGAATCCCGACAAGCCCGTCGTCCTGAAGAAGGGCACCAAGTTCCGGTCGCCCTCGGGTGTCGAGTACGTCAGCAAGTTCGACGTCGAAGTGCCCAAGGCCAAAAGGGACTTCCAGATCACGTACTCCAAGTCCGGTGTCATGCAGCCCTGGAAGACCAAGGTCAAGGCGAGCGAGGCGCGGGTCTTTGTCGAGGCGGTCCAGGACGGCGAGCAGTCCGTCACCGAGAAGTCCGCGCAGTACGAGATCGAGGGACTGACCGGTGAGGAGGCCGACAACACGTACGGCATCGCCGAGAAGATCGACATGGAGAAGCAGGACTTCCAGGGGATCAGGGCGGCGTACGAGTTCGACCCGAAGGCCGAGAAGTACGTTCCCGTGGAGCCGATGGAGAAGGCCCGCTGGTACCCGACGCTCGTCGGCCTGGAGGACGGCAAGGTGCTCGCGGTCTCCGGACTCGACGACGTGGGCGTCGTCGACCCGGGCGACAACGAGATCTACGACCCGAAGACGAAGAAGTGGACGGACGGGCCCAAGCGGTACTTCCCCACGTACCCCGCGCTCTTCCTCACCAAGGGCGGAAAGCTCTTCTACCCCGCCTCGAACGCCGGTTACGGGCCCGCGGACAAGGGCCGTGAGCCGGGTCTGTGGGACCTGGACACGAACAAGTTCGAGAAGGTCCCCGGCCTGGAGGACCTCGACCAGACCGAGACGTCGGCGTCCGTGCTGCTGCCGCCCGCCCAGGACCAGAAGGTGATGATCCTCGGCGGCGGGGGAGTGGGCGAGTCGGAGAAGTCGACCCGGCGGACCGCCGTCATCGACCTGAAGGAGGACAACCCGTCCTTCAAGACGGGGCCGCAGCTGCCGCAGGGCACGCGCTATCTGAACAGCGTCCTCATGCCGAACGACTCCGTCTTCACGACGAACGGGGCGTCGGACTACCGCGGACGCAGCGCGAGCAACATCCACAAGGCGCAGTTCTACGACCCGAAAACGAATGCGTTCCAGGAGGCCGCGGCGCCCGAGGTCGGCCGCAACTACCACTCCGAGGCGCTGCTGCTGCCCGACGGCCGGGTCGCCACGTTCGGCTCCGATCCGCTCTACGACAACGAGCAGAACACCAAGCTCGGCCACTTCGAGCAGCGCATGGAGATCTTCACGCCGCCCGCGCTCCACCGCGGCGGCGCCACCCGGCCGGTGCTCGGCGAGGGGCCCGAGGAACTGGCGGCCGACGGCCGCGCGACCTTCCGGATCGACCGCCCCGAGACCATCGCGTCGGCCCGTCTGATGCGGCCGAGCGCGGTCACCCACACGACGGACGTCGAGCAGCGGTCCATCGCGCTGGAGGTCAGCAAGGGCAAGGGCTCGGTGACGGTGGACGTGCCGCGCGAGGACGCGGCGCTCGTACCGCCGGGCTGGTACATGCTGTTCGTGACGGACACGGACGGCACGTCGTCCGAGGCGAAGTGGATCCACGTCGGTACGGACGACTGA
- a CDS encoding glycoside hydrolase family 6 protein translates to MHRLLRTFTALAAFAALGLPAGCSSESASGAKEEATVRGAATGSAGPPEGTFWVDPDSPAARQVEQWRQQGRTRDAEALRRISEQPMAVWPAGDDPAPDIAQAVRGAAKENRTVVLVAYNIPHRDCGQHSAGGAGSADQYRSWVDTFAGAIGDAPALVVLEPDAIPHIVDGCTPAEYHEDRYQLLSEAIQRLKRQPKVTVYLDAGNPGWISEPGKLTEPLQKAGVAQADGFSLNVSNFQSDRTIKAYGRTLSATVGGKHFVMDTSRNGRGPLAGDRQDAWCNPPGRGLGTPPTDRTGDPLVDAVLWIKRPGDSDGPCRGGPAAGQWWPDYALGLARNAKAA, encoded by the coding sequence ATGCACCGGCTGCTCCGCACGTTCACGGCACTGGCGGCGTTCGCCGCCCTCGGGCTCCCGGCGGGCTGCTCCTCCGAATCCGCGTCCGGCGCGAAGGAGGAGGCCACCGTGCGCGGGGCCGCCACCGGGTCCGCCGGGCCGCCGGAAGGGACCTTCTGGGTCGACCCGGACAGCCCCGCCGCACGCCAGGTCGAGCAGTGGCGGCAGCAGGGCCGCACGCGCGACGCGGAGGCCCTGCGGCGCATCTCCGAGCAGCCCATGGCCGTGTGGCCGGCGGGCGACGACCCGGCGCCCGACATCGCGCAGGCCGTGCGGGGCGCGGCGAAGGAGAACCGCACCGTCGTGCTCGTCGCGTACAACATCCCGCACCGCGACTGCGGCCAGCACTCGGCGGGCGGCGCGGGCAGCGCGGACCAGTACCGGAGCTGGGTGGACACGTTCGCCGGCGCGATCGGCGACGCGCCCGCGCTGGTCGTCCTCGAACCCGACGCGATCCCGCACATCGTGGACGGCTGCACCCCGGCCGAGTACCACGAGGACCGCTACCAGCTGCTTTCCGAGGCGATCCAGCGGCTGAAGCGGCAGCCGAAGGTCACGGTGTACCTCGACGCGGGGAACCCCGGCTGGATCTCCGAGCCCGGCAAGCTGACCGAGCCGCTCCAGAAGGCGGGCGTCGCGCAGGCCGACGGCTTCTCCCTGAACGTCTCCAACTTCCAGAGCGACCGGACGATCAAGGCGTACGGCCGCACACTGTCGGCCACGGTCGGCGGCAAGCACTTCGTCATGGACACCAGCCGAAACGGCAGGGGCCCGCTGGCGGGCGACCGTCAGGACGCCTGGTGCAACCCGCCGGGACGCGGCCTCGGCACGCCGCCGACCGACCGCACGGGCGACCCGCTGGTCGACGCCGTGCTGTGGATCAAGCGGCCCGGCGACTCGGACGGACCGTGCCGGGGCGGTCCGGCGGCGGGCCAGTGGTGGCCGGACTACGCGCTGGGCCTCGCGCGCAACGCGAAGGCCGCCTGA
- a CDS encoding ArsR/SmtB family transcription factor — translation MPFHIHFGQDDLLRCRFAVSPLWETQEAVRTLKRPDRHAYHPRWLRRIREAARDLDLSALWLLMPRRGHSPDFLGPPPIGPAARFEEEIAGVRAADPVAARDDMARALACTPGAVDSPRGRAMLADPAGAVLELADALEAAWHALIEPEWPRLRALLEADVAFHSRRLAEVGLGGLLPELDRRLAWDTGTFTVEWHDEHVRHLTGEGLILIPSVFSWPDVVSGFDAPWQPTLAYPVRGVAGLWAEPSDRTPEALVRLLGRGRATVLAALDAPATTSELAHRLGLAPSTVSAHLAALRGAGLLVSRRYGHRVIYECTPLGTALATGGGVAQDRDQSFM, via the coding sequence GTGCCCTTCCACATCCACTTCGGCCAGGACGACCTGTTGCGCTGCCGGTTCGCGGTGTCGCCGCTGTGGGAGACGCAGGAGGCCGTACGCACCCTCAAGCGCCCCGACCGCCACGCCTACCACCCCCGGTGGCTGCGCCGGATCCGTGAGGCGGCCCGTGACCTCGACCTCTCGGCGCTCTGGCTCCTGATGCCGCGGCGCGGGCACTCGCCCGACTTCCTCGGCCCGCCGCCGATCGGGCCCGCGGCCCGCTTCGAGGAGGAGATCGCGGGGGTCCGCGCGGCCGATCCGGTGGCCGCCCGGGACGACATGGCGCGGGCGCTCGCCTGCACCCCGGGCGCCGTCGACTCCCCGAGGGGGCGGGCCATGCTCGCCGATCCGGCGGGCGCGGTCCTGGAGCTCGCGGACGCCCTGGAGGCGGCCTGGCACGCGCTGATCGAACCGGAGTGGCCGCGGCTGCGGGCGCTCCTGGAGGCCGATGTCGCCTTCCATTCGCGGCGGCTCGCGGAGGTCGGACTGGGCGGGCTGCTTCCGGAGCTGGACCGGCGCCTGGCATGGGACACGGGGACGTTCACCGTCGAGTGGCACGACGAACACGTGCGGCACCTGACCGGGGAGGGGCTGATCCTGATCCCGAGCGTCTTCTCCTGGCCGGACGTGGTCAGCGGCTTCGACGCCCCGTGGCAGCCGACGCTCGCCTACCCGGTGCGGGGCGTGGCCGGTCTGTGGGCGGAGCCGTCGGACCGTACGCCCGAGGCGCTCGTACGGCTCCTCGGCCGGGGGCGCGCCACCGTGCTCGCCGCACTCGACGCGCCCGCCACCACGTCGGAGCTCGCGCACCGCCTCGGACTCGCGCCGTCGACCGTCTCCGCGCATCTGGCGGCGCTGCGGGGCGCCGGGCTCCTGGTGTCGCGGCGGTACGGACACCGGGTGATCTACGAGTGCACCCCGCTCGGCACCGCCCTCGCCACGGGGGGCGGTGTGGCTCAAGACCGTGACCAGTCCTTTATGTAA